gtgcgcgcccttattgaaggataccgtcttgtacgtccgtaatatacctttaattttctctggcggtaatacaggcgtgcgcgtcggtaatatgcctttaatctcctctgacagtaatactggcttgtatgtggctgtaatatgcgtcactgtattgtgtacctttaatttcctctcgcagtaatactggtttgtatttctgtaaaacgcctctaactttctctgacagtaatatcgtgcatcgcaccatgcccttcaccagaagacacacacacacgaacacctggacgcacacagggattttattaaagaggataatgttAAGACAGGAGTTCCTTGGAGATCAGTACAAGGTCCACTACTGTTTCATAaataatcaagatgaaaatatgacAAACAATGGTTAAATTTGATGGACTGGCAAATTGGCATATTCATTGCAAATAAACCTGAAAAGAACTTGGACAAGGGCAGATATGAATTAAAtgatataatacatttaaatgtttacacATTGTAAGGAAGAACATTGGCATGATTTCACAGTGGAGATTGGACATTGAAAGTACGCTTTATCTCAAAGACTTGATTGTTCTCCATAACCAAAGAATACATTagaataatattttgaaatttcagttACATAGCATTCACACTACGGGACATTACTCGAAGAAAGTTACTCTTAAACTGTCACCTGTTATTCTAAAATGTGTTCTTTAGAAATAAACACAAAGGCAGAGGAACAAGCTGGTAATGGTTTCACACAAAGATCTCCCACAGTCTTGTATAGGTACATTAAATAAGTTCCTATTTAGAGAAGCTAATGATGGTAATCATGTTTCAGATTTCATGTTAATGAAGCGTCAGATAACCCCTccccccatttttttttctcccttcactGTGTGCATTACCTCTTCGCTTTTTGAGCCCTTACTTCAACTCTTGTTCAAACTTTAAATCTGGTTTTACATAGGGAGAGTCCCTGGAACCATGTCTAGGTTCAGGAGTGCCATTTTAAAGTGTTGGGGCTATCCCATAAGAGCTCCTTCAGGCACattatgctttttctgcatctatttACTGTAGTAACTACTTACATGGCCTGGGTAGCTCACATTGTGTACAGTTACATGCAGTATGGTGGCAGTCTCTGCTGGTGACATGTTGATCTGGGGTTTATACACACATACTATACAAAAAGATTAGGTTAAACAAGCACATAATTTTTAAACTAGCTATCTAGGTAGGAAGTGTAACAGGTATTTCTCCCTTAATTTTGTTCTTGTAAACATGTACTCTATGTAGCAGAGGTATCTTGTTGTGGAATTGATAGCTTTGTTTCTTTGAAGTCCACAATTTGAAAAGCTCTACTTTTCTGTGTCATGTTTGGACTAGTACTTCCTTAGCTGCTGTTATACATTTCTTGGGGATGGATGTAGTAAATAAGGCTCAAAGTAACAAGTATCtgagaataaagtgaaaattttgAAGTTAAAGATCCTTGAACTGTAAAAGGAgcatttttaaatggtggttaGTTGTTGATTAATGAgattaaatgtgttttctttttccttttgctgAGTTTTGCTACCAGTGAATGTCAACAGATTGAATAATACAAAATGCTGTCCCAATGTGTCATTTAAGCAACACATACACTTTGTGTTCCTTTTAGATTCCACCAGTTCCTCCAAAGCCAGATTTTGAAAGTCCTAGAGAGAAAATGCATAAATTAGGAGAAGGGGAATCCTCTATGACAAAAGATGAgtatatgaaaatgaaacaagaacTTGAAgcgtgagtattttttttttttttttaattcatgggtTAACGGGTCTGTGTCTGTATAATGTGCCTAAAGGGAGAGATCATTTACATCAGTACTTTACATTAATAAATGTGCTGCCATATTTAAGTAATCTACATTTTATTTGACACAACacactaaaatgttttaaaatggtaacttaaaaaaaacaaaaaaaaaaacacacaactgtaAACTGATTATCCCTGCAAAATGTCAATTAAAGAAATACTACACCCAAAaataattgtttgttttgtacCTTATGTACTTTGCAGTGGTAGCtgggaaaaatgtttaatcttatgttttcatgcagaatagagaagaaaacatttcaataaaatgCAAGCCATACATGACCAATGATTTACATTTTCAACAgctaacaatgtgaaaaacatacatggaagaaaggggaaaaaaattgcacattacttgcatttcataatccacatgtcaagtatTCAGTCTTGCTGTGAAAACatacttttttgctaaaatattaatataaatacttAAGGAAAATAATGCTTTTTGGGAATGACTTTTTGAATTTAAGACAGGACTCAACAGTGAGACATTCCCAATGAATGATGGGGTGagacaggtcttcaattcaaaaagtcattcACATGAAGGTTTAGAGTCCTGTTTATAATATGCACTAATTATTCTGaaagtatctatttaacaatattttagtaaaaaaaaaaagaaaagtgttttgAACATACAActagataactgacatgtggattatggaacataagtaacatgagattcCCCCCtccatttactttttttacttggGCATTTTACAgaattggtcactattggcttctattatgtcataaactgattacattttttttttcttgataatcAGTACAAACTACATGAGATAAGTAAATACATTATCATATTTTGTAAGAAAAGTATAATGCAGTATTTGTATGGCTTATTTACCATAAACCTTATTGCTATTCCAACATTTCTTTATTGTGCAGCAACTTAAGTTTTAAAGGTCTTACTgacaccatttatttgaaactgcATCCAGAATGCAGGTAGTCTTCCTAGTTTAAACTGAGATGCTTCCATCTGTAACACGACAATAGATGAAATGTCAAGGATGCCAGAAATTAAGCTCCACGCAGAGCCATAGaaaatacctaaaaaaaaaaaaaaacctaaaacaaaagCTGCTGCAATTTCCTGTGTGTCTTCTCTATGGCTAAGCATGCAAGTCTTGATTTAGCAaacctttttttcttaaatttcctTTTAGGGAGTATCttgcagtatttaaaaaaacGGTACAGGTTCATGAAGTTTTCCTTCAACGCCTGTCTTCTCACCCAGTGCTCAGCAAAGACCGGAACTTTCACATTTTCTTAGAGTACGACCAGGATGTAAGTCACTTTCTTTGTTTCCTATTATGCTCACAACAGGAACCTAAGGTAGGTTTATGTTTCTGTAATGCTTGCTGTGCATTTTCAAGTTTAACATTTGAGATTTATCACACTGTTCAACagtcatttttgaaaacatttttgcagCCTGATCTATGAGCTGTAATAGTCAGAGTTAATAATACTAATTAAGCTGAGACATCTTAGCAGCGCCCCCCAACCAACCTTGGGCTGTGATAGACTGAAAACCTCTGTCTCCCTTTTAGATATTGACTAAACTATATACACTTTTATTATATCTCAAGTGTAAACTAATAGTTTTTCAACAGGCTTGTATCTTTATTGTAGCTTTGTAAGAACTGAGCTTGCCTTAAATCTTTAGACACAGAAATGTGCCTTTGTTGCCAGTGGGCTCTAAATTTTCTGCCTACATTCCAAAATTTCGAGTTTTCCTTTGGCCTGATTGTGATTGTGTGCTTATaggtttatatttgttttgaaatttgacTAGCATGtctgttatttattgtttaagtATGCTAAGATGTACTGAATGATGCATATTGTCTATTTATGAACTTTTCAGACTTTCATGTATACGTTTCCATGAGTGAAGTTGGCAGTTTGCACTGTAGATtgcacactgtttttttttcttttttttttttcttttttttttgtgtatgtatgcagagagaaagagaataacatttatttcttttctttagctGAGTGTCAGAAGGAAGAATGCCAAGGAAATGTTTGGAGGTTTCTTTAAAAACATGGTAAAATCAGCAGATGAAGTTATAATATCGGGAATAAAGGTAAATAGTGCAAAATGTTGGTCATCTCCAATCTGtatcttttaaaatttatttttctgctttattattgggagaaaaatgaaaatctgcattATTCCTTAAGAGTGCATTTATTCTTCGGAATGGTAAGATAATAGTACTAAATagaatgcattaaaaaatgtaaagacatttatacaatgtattttcatattttgatatcttacaaaaacaaacactttaaaaatcaattgtgCTGTATATgtaatttacaatattttgttttcatttgtaataAATGCAGTTTTTCTTGCATTAACATTGAGCTTGAATTGCCTGATGTGCTGATTTGGGTCCCTTGGCTTGGGCCAGCAcagctttttcattttctggCTATTTTAATTGTAAACTATCAAGGGGAATTGATTAAATTAAGGTTTAGCAGTACATTGATATAGAAGCATGATTGATGTTGCTTTTAGAATTGGATAAAATTGTTCATAGGAAGATCTACAGTAGGCACTTGCTGTgcattagttttctttttctttatacttcacaaaaatgcattaaagaatATAACTGCATAGACTGGAGTATGTTTACATTCTTGCTTTTTAGACCAGCTTGCTTTGCACAGTCACTTCAGtccaattgttttctttttctgttctgcatTTCTATGTAACTAAAAGAATTGGCAACATTACAATATAAATTACTTTTGTTGTTTCATAAATGGTCTCTTATTTGGTTatgattttaaacaaatatgctgctgttttctttatttattaaaaacaaatttcacagagcatttttttttaaagcaatagGTTGCTGGTCTACAACATTATacagatactgtaaatatttggAGGGAAGTAATGTCATTTTATCacttgttaaatttttttttttttttttttactaaaaataataaaattacttgtTTACAATtgctaacatttttttctttgatttcaggAAGTTGATGATTTTTTTGATCAAGAGAAGAACTTCTTAACTGACTACTACAATAAAATCCGTGATGCAACGGCAAAAGCAGAGAGAATGACCAGAGCTCACAAAAGTGAAGATTGTTCTGTCTTAATCTCATCCGTGTCAGTCACAAACTAAGTTCTAAGCTTTTGAATTGTGCTAAACACAAACTCTTGTGCTCTTTCATTAGATGTTGCTGATGACTATATTCATATCTCCTCCAACTTAAATGACCTTTCTGCAGAAGAAGCAGCTACACTTAAAATGTAAGTTCTTTTTGACACGGAGTTAACACAAATATGCATCAGTCTTCTtgatccccgaggggaaattctataaagtgtaccaaatacccaaaaaaaaaaaatccaatatttttgGCTTACACTAATCTTTGAAACTGTATCATACAGTTGATCATTTAAGAATCTTTTCTCTAGTTGTAAAAAAGTTTATCTGTCTTTCTCAGTGTCAAAGTGAGAACTGGACCAATATCCTTATGGTTTCAAGTTATATGATAGAAGTActgttaaattatattaatacTGTGCAGTtagtataattttatatattaactaGAATCAATTTTTGCTAAATTTCTAACATTATCTGAAACTTCAGGACAGTTGGTGGAAATGTTGATAATGTTGCTTTTATGAAAAAAGACTAAGTAAATGTTTCTGAGGCTATTGTTGAAATTTAGATCAGTTTCAAGAATGAGTTCCTCAATctaagaattattaattattacataTGAAGGTATAgtcatatctatccatctttaAATCTGCCTGTTAATGGCTGTGGCACTGAACCTTCCAGGAACCACATTGGAAAGTAAAGTTAGTCCATTAAATCGTTTACAACAATAAATTAACTTACACTCGGGATTCCCAATCTGAAATGTATGCCGATTTGTCAGATGTTTAAGATGCCCTCCCAAAATGTTCCTGTAGGAAGATTTAATACTACCTGCTGTGCTGCCATATTATTTTTAATCTGTATAATAGTTTATACAAACTGTTTATCTTGTGCACTCATTGTGATCAGTCTCACTGTACGACTATATTAGGTAAACAAGTTCAGGAATGATGGATGGTTGTAAAATGTTTGACTTAAACAATTGCACAACCTACAGTGAATAGactgtataaataaacagggCGTTAAACAATAAAGTCATAAAAAGCAAAAGGAATGATTTGTTGTCCGTTTAACATGTttaaaatcttgcttaatttattAAAGATTTAGTATacccattttgtaatttctggattcatccaccaaaaaaaataaaacctaggAAATAAGTCTGCTTAATTAGGGTAGGTGTCCAAATAAAAGAGGATATTTGTCATTTGAAAACTAAACCCGAGAACCACTACCTTAGGATGTTATTTCGCGAGCAGTCATTGCCACATGAAAGTGGCAGCACTACAAGGGGTTTGCTGCTAGTCCTAATATTCCCCATTAAATGTTTGTCTTGAGTCACACTGGTGTCTCATTTTCTCAAACCCCTTGCACAGATAAGCTGTACTTTACTCTTCACTCCCAATCTGAGTTTTCTTTGTCTTCTCGTGTTTAGGTATCTCCTGAAAGTAGTAGAACTGTTTGAAAAGCTCCGGGTAAGGATTTTATCATAGGTTTATTTTCTTGTGTGAAAATTGTTTTCCGAAAAGTTGACCTTTCATTTTTAGTTCTTTTTATATTCATCTTTTCCTATATATTTAGAAAGTAGAAGCAAGAGTGGCTTCTGATGAAGATCTGAAATTGACCGAACTTCTAAGGTACTACATGAGAGACATTCAAGCTGGCAAGGTAACAATATtatgaaattttaaattattactatgtagtattaaaaaaaaaaaaagacctgtcACTGCTGCATTACAACTAAATTTGAGTTCAGGTTGCTTGCAggtccttaaaaaataaatattctataaTACAGATTTATCAATATTGTAGAACTTGGAAAATGTTTCAGCTAAGTTATTTAGATTTCCTTCTGTAGTTAGGAACATGAATGGTTTCCTTGAAGGGCTGAATAGCTTTGTACCTGTGTAATCCAGGCAGGTTTACCCTGAAAAGTTATGTCACGCCACCTCCTTTTACTTGTGACAGGCAAATTTAATGCTTTTATTGTTAATCAAATAGCACACCCGAAGATATGTTAGTGCAATCCAGCCTTGAATGTGTTTTTAATCTTAATGGTGACAGTGTTTAATGATGATATTTTAACCATTACAATCTTTCTGTTAACTTCTGGTGGCTGAAGTTGCAATGATTTAGAGATGAGCCACATCTTGCAAAGAAGTCATTGAGTTCTAAGCATGGAagagtctttctttttttcccctctccaGTATTACCAAATTTGGCCTATTGTGCTCTCCACATTTCAGTTATGGATTGCAGATTTTATACAAATGCACATGTGTTTTGTATTTCACAGAATAgttacattttccattttctttcagtactgaaaatcgaaagtacacctttataagaaggatttaggagtcgtagtggaccctacactatcaacttccaggcagtgttcagatgcaattaagaagactaacagaatgtgaggttatatagcgccctgatgtgtagagtacaagtccaaggaggttatgctcaagctttttaatgtactggtgaggcctcatctggagtactgtgtgcagttttggtctccaggttacaaaaaggacatagcagccccagaaaagttccagagaagagcgagtaggctgactccaggactacaggggatgagttatgaagaaagataaaagagctgagccttttcagtttaagcagattAAGAGGAaacttgattgaagtgtttaaaatttataTCGGGAATTAGTACAGGGGATCGAGTTATCTTAAAATGAGCTCAGTAAGAACATGGGGATAagttgttaaggggaaatttctcacaaacctcaaagtttttctttattcaGAGAACTATcgatacatggaataagtgaccaaatagtgtggtaaacagtaggactttagggactttctaaACTCgatgttttagaagaattaattggatactttattgagctgaatggcctgttctcatctaggtttttctaatgttctaaagtacaACTCAATCTTTATTCTGCACTACTCGGTAATCTTAGTctagcagtgtttaaattatgcatTGCCTCAATATGTATGTACCGTAATTTACATTTTACTAGTaactgttttgtgatttttttttttttttttttttttttttttttttttttttttcttcgtttTCTCTTCCTGCTTAAGTTCTGTTCTTAGCTTATGTACCTCTTAGACATTATTTTTAATCCATATCTCATTTTCTAAAAACTGTTTACCTGATGCACTTATTGTTCTCAATCTTTCATGACCTTTGTATTGGATAAACAAGTCCAGAAATGATAAGTGGCTGTAAATTGACTTTAGTAATTGTACAGCGTATGGTTGTTGAAAGGCCACTTCTCTTTGACTGTGGCACAGGACTTAGCtttgtggctgtaggtttttgttgtACCTAAATTCACAATCATTGTCATTTTTACCTTTAATCAATCTCATTGTTTGTTTAGTTGTCCCTTTTCCTTCTCCtattttgtattcagaaaagTACAGTAATTAGAGATTTGCAGtaataagaaatatttaaatttttgttgcatctttaaatgtttaactctgttttttaattcactttttctggGGAGTTGGATTGTGAAAGTTCTAGATGTGGGCTGCATCAGCATAACTTTTTAGAGggaaaatgttaaatgaaatgtgaaaagttATTTAAAAGTGGGAAACACAGTATTTCCTCTATCTTTATTTCCCAATGTAACATTTAGCAAGAcatacttcactgtaaactttatTTTCCCCAGGCTAGTCTGCAGAATACTAAATTGTTCTTTCTTTGATCATCATTTTATGTAGGATCTTTTATACAGAAGAGCAAGGGCTCTTGCTGACTTTGAAAACTCAAATAAGGCATTGGATAAGGCCAGACTAAAAAGCAAAGATGTTGCAATAGCAGAAGAACAACAGCAGCTCTGTTGCCAGAAATTTGAAAAGATTTCAGAATCTGCAAAGAAAGGTAATCTGTAGCTCAGTCTTTAGGTGCTGCTTTAGTAAAGATTTAACTAATTCTCATTGAAGAATACTACAAAAACAGTAATCAGATTTAATGTTAAGCTCTTATAAAATGGATCTTGTGTTTCTGGTGGTAATGTTGTAGTATAAACTGATAAACTCTGGATTCCTCTTTGGCAGAAAGTTTTAAATAGCAAGAGCAGGAGAAAAGGTGGAACAGAGGAAATAGCTGTGACATTGCTGTTGAAAGAGTTTGGAGACATTTTCAATTTCTGTACCTAAATTATATAAAAGATTAAAGTGACCCATTTATGTGATGAAATAtcttattgtgttcataagaattacttattcAACTCAATGATGATGTCTTGTTATGGTTGACattgagctttttggggttcccccttATTTTTGCCCTTCTAGCCCTGAAAAAGAACCATAATTTTAAGGCCAcctttggaccatattttgtgcagaaaattgCATCCTCATAAAAATAGTACAACAATAGAtgacttcagcaaaaatgattagaaggacttatagttgtgcatgccacatcaaccaactCAAGGGGTTCACTTCCTAAAGGGATGCCAGGGGTCAAAATTGTCCGTTTTTCCGAAGTTTTGTGCAAAGGAGTATTGGGGGAATATAGGTATGTGTAgtagtgttttatattatttcaaagttgctgatcatatttttgatattcaaTTTTTTATCGCTGGTCAATATTATTTtgtgcttagtcctgaacagggccgTGGGGGGTGCAAGGTAGGATGAAACACTGAACAGGGCCATCGCAGGGTGAATTCATACACTGTTGCCAATTTAGTATCTCCAGTCCAcgtgtatgtctttggactgtgcctggtccctggtctccttactatgaggcagcagcacaccactgtgtcaccatgctacCCTCATTACCACTGGACCCTTGCCCCTCAAATTGCTAAATGAGAAATTGCAAATATAATCATATGGCCTATCAATTTTGATTATTTCAAGGTTAGTGATtatgaatgttattttttatttttggtcctTCACAAGGGATTTACTAAGGACCTCTACCAGAATATGACTGTTGTCTATTATaagactttttaaatgtttaaattaaagcacacatttgaatatttcaaatatttaatgcaactattcttgtttattatgtacttctaccttgtATAAcatatcattacatttcttatgaacaccccaaattagggtaACTTGCACTGATTTAAAGTTGTTGTCAAGTAAAATTGAAAGTGGCAGAGCAGTAGTACAAGCATATCCCATCTCACTTATAACATAAAAGGTGGGTTAGTAAGCACAAGGAAAAACTGATAACCACACACCCATGTCCAAAaggcaatcaaaaaaaaaaaaaaaaaaaaaaaaatgcagccagCGGAAAGTGAAAAAAGTTCAGTCAAGTAAAggccttataataataataataattctttaataattctttgcatctatatagcgcttttctctgtCACATTACCCAACTTTTTCATTATTATCAGTTGCAGACttcttttacataatcttagtgtgGTTGCCTTGTTGGCACAATTATAATTACAGCAAAAAAGTGTATTATTCTAACACTCACTTTGTGCAGTATCTGCTTTCTAATGGAGTTTGGAAGCTTTTTGTATTCACTGCTATTTCTGCCACCATAGTTTGgaataatgtaaaaacaaaaatagctgTTAAAACAATGTAACCCAGATGGTGAGTCAGAAAGGACAAAGAGAGATCTTTAAGCAAGGTCTACACATGCATGTCCTAAAGTAAGGAATGCACCAGTCCCatccaaaacaaaatattttatcactTTAAAGAGTCTGCTATCAAGATTATGATAATCAGTGATACTGCTAGAATGTGACCTGTTCCATTCCTTGAGAAGCATTAAACAAAGGAAGTATAAAGTGTAACACATGCATGATTATACCTGTTAAGACAATCTTCATTTATTTGTTACCTTTCCCCTGTAGCATTTAGTTTTCTGCTGCTAAGAAGAACCAGAAACAAGAGTGTATTTaatccacatctcaaagatactAAAAACAGTTGAGTTTAAAGAGCATTTATTAAGATTGACTGTGTAATATTCAACTACTTCATGGttttttttccaatgttgtaATTGGATTTTATTGAGAGAAACCCATTATTTTTATAATCAGTAAGGCAACTGCTTTTGTTACATTGCTAGCTCACTGTTTAATTTCACTCCGAATAATAAATCTGCCTTCCCccttttttgatattatttgaaaCAGGAAAGATGTTTACTCAACAGAGACCAACTCAGCTGCTCTAAAACATATGCCTGGCTTTCCTGGATACAGCTCTTCCTTTTCAACCTTCAGGGCAATCTTAGTTTTAAGCTTTTTTCCAACTTCCTGATTTATTTATTAGGGGGAAGTGAAAAGG
The sequence above is drawn from the Erpetoichthys calabaricus chromosome 15, fErpCal1.3, whole genome shotgun sequence genome and encodes:
- the snx5 gene encoding sorting nexin-5; translation: MSAAVEDQDNSKMRSVSVDLNNDSSLLIDIPDALCERDKVKFTVHTKTTINVFQKPEFSVPRQHEDFIWLHDTLVETEEYAGLIIPPVPPKPDFESPREKMHKLGEGESSMTKDEYMKMKQELEAEYLAVFKKTVQVHEVFLQRLSSHPVLSKDRNFHIFLEYDQDLSVRRKNAKEMFGGFFKNMVKSADEVIISGIKEVDDFFDQEKNFLTDYYNKIRDATAKAERMTRAHKNVADDYIHISSNLNDLSAEEAATLKMYLLKVVELFEKLRKVEARVASDEDLKLTELLRYYMRDIQAGKDLLYRRARALADFENSNKALDKARLKSKDVAIAEEQQQLCCQKFEKISESAKKELTSFKARRVVAFRKNLIEMAELEIKHAKSNVSLLQSCIDLFKNN